A window of the bacterium genome harbors these coding sequences:
- a CDS encoding DNA translocase FtsK: protein MSSRKKRNQPETGSWWRSPRLGGLLHLALAVYAAIALAGPSADWWSLANGLPGAAPVTPGNPGGPVGALVALAVRTALGDLWCWALPVLLAIRGLALLARGEASRLFLGSRLVPLWLASAAWLGQSGWPLPAPLAAAWGGAPGYGLARGFGALFGRWGAGIFLSFLLLTAVLRATHPWLPALLGRLGPWGAALGAGLAAAWRGLVWFLQLPWRLVRGIARTWRGAAETVQDEAGRRVVVPAASPAAISSVKAQAVPAVAATPRIVHAPPDHERSAAGDEDGPLPATAGRRAAAGGEAEAFPEVTSGLVDPAMSLPLPDLSVLREPPTDRVAVSEELLHAAADLLEETLRSFGVEGAVKDVRPGPVVTTYEYQPASGIKVNAIVQRSDDLALAMKARSIRMEAPIPGKAAVGIEIPNPTQQIVSMKEVYVQAVDRMRTPLSVVLGRDVFGEAVTIDLAEQPHLLVAGSTGSGKSVCVNAMISSLLLRCDPSLVRLLLIDPKMLELNVYNDIPHLLLPVVTDPKDALRALKWMEAQMDHRYRRLSRHSVRNIEGYNRKVAAGEIAGDDGVAVSEPMPYYVCIVDELADLMIQLGQEIEMPITRIAQKARAVGIHLVLATQRPSVDVLTGVIKANIPCRIAFRVIQKNDSRTILDANGAEKLLGKGDMLYLQPGRATPVRVHGAFIDIEECEALAAHWRQFKDVTRPITLDEEREAATGLDLEDDPLFEKAREIIVLSQHGSTSMLQRKLQIGYARAGRLMDLLEQAGVVGPFIGSKAREVVMKPDDLSALREFEEDSLT from the coding sequence GTGTCGTCGCGGAAGAAGCGTAACCAGCCCGAAACCGGCAGCTGGTGGCGGTCCCCCCGCCTGGGCGGTCTGCTGCACCTGGCGCTGGCCGTGTACGCGGCGATCGCGCTGGCCGGGCCGTCGGCCGACTGGTGGTCCCTGGCCAACGGGTTGCCCGGCGCCGCCCCGGTGACGCCCGGCAATCCCGGCGGACCGGTCGGCGCGCTGGTCGCGCTGGCGGTGCGCACCGCTCTGGGCGACCTGTGGTGCTGGGCCCTGCCGGTGCTGCTGGCCATCCGCGGCCTGGCCCTGCTGGCGCGTGGCGAGGCTTCACGGTTGTTCCTGGGCAGCCGACTCGTCCCGCTGTGGCTGGCCTCGGCCGCCTGGCTGGGGCAGTCCGGCTGGCCCCTGCCGGCGCCGCTGGCCGCGGCGTGGGGCGGGGCTCCCGGGTACGGTCTCGCCCGCGGCTTCGGCGCCCTGTTCGGGCGCTGGGGCGCCGGCATCTTCCTGTCGTTCCTGCTGCTGACCGCCGTGCTGCGGGCCACCCATCCCTGGCTGCCGGCGCTCTTGGGCCGTCTGGGCCCCTGGGGCGCGGCCCTGGGCGCGGGGCTGGCGGCCGCCTGGCGGGGGCTGGTCTGGTTCCTGCAGCTGCCCTGGCGCCTGGTGCGCGGCATCGCCCGCACCTGGCGGGGCGCGGCCGAGACGGTCCAGGACGAGGCCGGGCGGCGGGTCGTCGTTCCTGCCGCCTCGCCGGCGGCGATCTCGTCCGTCAAGGCCCAGGCGGTGCCGGCGGTCGCCGCGACCCCGCGCATCGTGCATGCCCCGCCCGATCACGAGCGGTCGGCGGCGGGGGACGAGGACGGGCCGCTGCCGGCGACGGCGGGCCGCCGCGCCGCGGCGGGCGGTGAGGCCGAGGCGTTCCCCGAGGTCACCTCGGGGCTGGTGGACCCGGCGATGTCGTTGCCGCTGCCCGACCTCTCGGTGCTGCGCGAGCCGCCGACCGACCGCGTGGCCGTCTCCGAGGAACTGCTGCACGCCGCCGCCGACCTGCTCGAGGAGACGCTGCGCTCGTTCGGCGTCGAGGGCGCGGTCAAGGACGTGCGTCCCGGTCCCGTGGTGACCACCTACGAGTACCAGCCCGCGTCCGGGATCAAGGTCAACGCCATCGTGCAGCGCTCGGACGACCTGGCCCTGGCGATGAAGGCCCGCTCCATCCGCATGGAGGCCCCCATCCCCGGCAAGGCGGCCGTCGGCATCGAGATCCCCAACCCGACGCAGCAGATCGTCTCGATGAAGGAGGTCTACGTCCAGGCCGTCGACCGCATGCGCACACCGCTGAGCGTGGTGCTGGGCCGCGACGTCTTCGGCGAGGCGGTGACGATCGACCTCGCGGAACAGCCCCACCTGCTGGTGGCCGGCTCGACCGGCAGCGGCAAGAGCGTCTGCGTCAACGCCATGATCAGCTCGCTGCTGCTGCGCTGCGACCCCTCCCTGGTCCGGCTGCTGCTGATCGATCCCAAGATGCTGGAGCTGAACGTCTACAACGACATCCCGCACCTGCTGCTGCCGGTGGTGACCGACCCCAAGGACGCGCTGCGGGCCTTGAAGTGGATGGAAGCCCAGATGGACCACCGCTACCGGCGCCTCTCGCGCCACAGCGTGCGCAACATCGAGGGCTACAACCGCAAGGTGGCCGCCGGCGAGATCGCGGGCGACGACGGCGTCGCGGTCAGCGAGCCGATGCCGTACTACGTGTGCATCGTCGACGAGCTGGCGGACCTCATGATCCAGCTCGGCCAGGAGATCGAGATGCCGATCACCCGGATCGCCCAGAAGGCGCGCGCCGTGGGCATCCACCTGGTGCTGGCGACGCAGCGCCCGAGCGTCGACGTGCTGACCGGCGTGATCAAGGCCAACATCCCCTGCCGCATCGCCTTCCGGGTCATCCAGAAGAACGACTCGCGCACCATCCTGGACGCGAACGGGGCCGAGAAGCTCCTGGGCAAGGGCGACATGCTCTACCTGCAGCCGGGTCGGGCCACGCCGGTGCGCGTCCACGGCGCCTTCATCGACATCGAGGAGTGCGAGGCCCTGGCCGCCCACTGGCGCCAGTTCAAGGACGTGACGCGTCCCATCACCCTGGACGAGGAGCGCGAGGCGGCCACCGGGCTGGACCTCGAGGACGACCCGCTGTTCGAGAAGGCGCGCGAGATCATCGTGCTGTCCCAGCACGGCTCGACCTCGATGCTGCAGCGCAAGCTGCAGATCGGCTACGCCCGCGCCGGTCGGCTCATGGACCTGCTCGAACAGGCCGGCGTGGTGGGGCCGTTCATCGGCAGCAAGGCCCGGGAGGTCGTCATGAAACCCGACGACCTCAGCGCCCTGCGCGAGTTCGAGGAGGACAGCCTCACGTGA